Proteins encoded by one window of Mustela erminea isolate mMusErm1 chromosome 7, mMusErm1.Pri, whole genome shotgun sequence:
- the GZF1 gene encoding GDNF-inducible zinc finger protein 1 isoform X1, with product MDLGSKHLSNHVTLLERSPQSDVRAQPPPLDTGGAGPSGGGAGRGGQSAAPALLSRPAQPAVGPRGPGPVDARWRRRRRQRRLGELLLERRNMESGAVLLESKSSPFNLLHEMHQLRLLGHLCDVTVSVEYQGVREEFMAHKAVLAATSKFFKEMFLNEKTVDGTRTNVYLNEVQVVDFASFLEFVYTAKVQVEEDRVQRMLEMAEKLKCLDLSETCFQLKKQMLESVLLELQNFSESQEAEGSGDSQAAVAPDPRARSPGDSPLTNGLGDSSDPLVETISNGVLPDMPLKKSKEKPDKKKDAIKPPYPKIRRASGRLAGRKVFVEIPKKKYTRRLREQQKSAEDDMGDCQSPEDPNPEAMGAEVEPVTKREEGGVGVEAAQELPKAGSREDAGGVEEDDDEEEEGEKRKSNFKCTICEKAFLYEKSFLKHIRHHHGVATEVVHRCDTCGQTFANRCNLKSHQRHVHSSERHFPCELCGKKFKRKKDVKRHVVQVHEGGGERHQCQQCGKGLSSKTALRLHERTHTGHKPYGCTECEAKFSQPSALKTHMRIHTGEKPFVCDECGARFTQNHMLIYHKRCHTGERPFMCETCGKSFASKEYLKHHNRIHTGSKPFKCEVCFRTFAQRNSLYQHIKVHTGERPYCCDQCGKQFTQLNALQRHHRIHTGEKPFMCNACGRTFTDKSTLRRHTSIHDKNTPWKSFLVIVDGSPKSDDTHKTEQLDEEYTSSKLSDKLLSFAENGHFHNLATVQGSVSTVHENSSADAACKSDDCVVSQDTLLATTISELSELTPQADTMPTQLHSLTNME from the exons ATGGACTTGGGCTCCAAGCATCTGTCGAATCACGTAACTCTGCTCGAACGGTCTCCGCAGTCAGACGTGCGCGCGCAGCCCCCACCCCTAGAcacgggaggggcggggccgtcTGGGGGCGGAGCGGGCCGGGGCGGCCAATCGGCGGCGCCCGCGCTGTTGTCCCGCCCCGCCCAGCCAGCCGTCGGTCCCCGGGGGCCTGGTCCGGTGGACgcgcggtggcggcggcggcggcggcaacgCCGGCTGGGAG agCTGTTACTCGAAAGAAGAAACATGGAAAGTGGTGCGGTTCTGCTGGAATCCAAATCCTCACCATTCAACCTTCTGCATGAAATGCATCAGCTACGCCTTCTTGGTCACCTGTGTGATGTGACTGTCAGCGTGGAATACCAGGGCGTCCGTGAAGAGTTCATGGCTCATAAGGCTGTGTTGGCAGCCACCAGCAAATTCTTTAAGGAGATGTTCCTTAATGAGAAGACTGTAGATGGTACGAGGACTAACGTTTATCTAAATGAAGTACAAGTTGTTGACTTTGCCTCATTTCTCGAGTTTGTGTACACTGCAAAGGTACAGGTAGAAGAAGATCGGGTGCAGCGAATGCTGGAAATGGCTGAGAAACTAAAATGTCTGGACTTATCAGAGACTTGTTTTCAGTTGAAGAAACAGATGTTAGAATCTGTACTTCTGGAGTTGCagaacttctctgagtctcaggaggcagaagggagcGGTGACTCCCAAGCCGCTGTTGCTCCTGACCCCAGGGCACGTTCCCCAGGGGACAGTCCTCTCACTAATGGCCTTGGGGATTCCTCAGATCCCCTAGTAGAGACAATCAGCAATGGCGTGTTGCCAGATATGCCCCTGAAGAAGTCCAAGGAGAAACCTGACAAGAAAAAAGATGCAATCAAGCCTCCCTACCCCAAAATCAGAAGGGCCAGTGGAAGGCTGGCTGGAAGAAAGGTGTTTGTGGAAATccctaaaaagaaatacacaagaaGGCTGCGAGAGCAGCAGAAAAGTGCCGAGGATGACATGGGGGACTGCCAAAGCCCCGAGGACCCCAACCCAGAGGCCATGGGAGCAGAGGTGGAGCCCGTCACAAAGCGTGAGGAGGGCGGAGTGGGAGTGGAGGCAGCCCAGGAGCTGCCAAAAGCAGGCAGCAGGGAGGACGCAGGAGGTGTGGAGGAGGATGatgacgaggaggaggagggcgagaAGAGGAAGAGCAACTTCAAGTGCACTATCTGTGAAAAAGCCTTTCTGTATGAGAAGAGCTTCCTGAAACATATCCGGCACCACCATGGGGTGGCCACTGAGGTGGTTCATCGCTGTGACACGTGCGGCCAGACCTTTGCCAACCGCTGCAACCTCAAGAGCCACCAGCGCCATGTGCACAGCAGCGAGCGCCACTTCCCATGCGAGCTGTGCGGCAAGAAGTTCAAGCGGAAGAAGGATGTCAAGCGGCACGTGGTGCAGGTGCACGAGGGTGGTGGCGAGCGCCACCAGTGCCAGCAGTGCGGCAAGGGCCTGAGCTCCAAGACAGCGCTGCGACTGCACGAGCGGACGCACACAGGCCACAAGCCCTATGGCTGCACCGAGTGCGAGGCCAAGTTCTCGCAGCCCTCGGCGCTGAAGACCCACATGAG AATTCATACAGGGGAAAAACCTTTTGTCTGTGATGAATGTGGTGCAAGATTCACTCAGAACCACATGCTGATTTATCATAAAAGGTGTCACACAG GTGAAAGACCTTTCATGTGTGAAACATGTGGCAAGAGTTTTGCTTCTAAGGAGTATTTAAAACATCACAATAGAATCCATACTGGATCCAAACCCTTTAAATGTGAAGTTTGTTTCAGGACTTTTGCCCAGCGGAATTCACTCTACCAGCACATTAAAGTCCATACAG GGGAACGTCCTTATTGCTGTGACCAGTGTGGGAAGCAGTTCACCCAGCTCAACGCGCTCCAGCGTCACCATCGCATCCACACGGGGGAGAAGCCATTCATGTGTAACGCGTGCGGGCGGACATTCACTGACAAGTCCACCCTGCGGCGGCATACCTCG ATACATGATAAGAATACTCCATGGAAGTCTTTCCTTGTTATTGTAGATGGCTCACCCAAGAGCGATGACACGCACAAGACTGAGCAGCTGGATGAAGAATATACGTCATCCAAACTTTCGGATAAATTGCTGTCTTTTGCAGAAAATGGCCATTTTCACAACCTTGCCACAGTCCAAGGCAGTGTGTCCACAGTGCATGAGAACAGTTCTGCAGACGCAGCCTGCAAGTCGGACGATTGCGTGGTGTCTCAGGACACACTGCTGGCCACCACCATCAGTGAGCTCAGTGAGCTGACTCCACAGGCAGACACGATGCCAACACAGCTTCACTCGCTGACCAACATGGAATGA
- the GZF1 gene encoding GDNF-inducible zinc finger protein 1 isoform X2, translating into MDLGSKHLSNHVTLLERSPQSDVRAQPPPLDTGGAGPSGGGAGRGGQSAAPALLSRPAQPAVGPRGPGPVDARWRRRRRQRRLGELLLERRNMESGAVLLESKSSPFNLLHEMHQLRLLGHLCDVTVSVEYQGVREEFMAHKAVLAATSKFFKEMFLNEKTVDGTRTNVYLNEVQVVDFASFLEFVYTAKVQVEEDRVQRMLEMAEKLKCLDLSETCFQLKKQMLESVLLELQNFSESQEAEGSGDSQAAVAPDPRARSPGDSPLTNGLGDSSDPLVETISNGVLPDMPLKKSKEKPDKKKDAIKPPYPKIRRASGRLAGRKVFVEIPKKKYTRRLREQQKSAEDDMGDCQSPEDPNPEAMGAEVEPVTKREEGGVGVEAAQELPKAGSREDAGGVEEDDDEEEEGEKRKSNFKCTICEKAFLYEKSFLKHIRHHHGVATEVVHRCDTCGQTFANRCNLKSHQRHVHSSERHFPCELCGKKFKRKKDVKRHVVQVHEGGGERHQCQQCGKGLSSKTALRLHERTHTGHKPYGCTECEAKFSQPSALKTHMRIHTGEKPFVCDECGARFTQNHMLIYHKRCHTGERPFMCETCGKSFASKEYLKHHNRIHTGSKPFKCEVCFRTFAQRNSLYQHIKVHTGERPYCCDQCGKQFTQLNALQRHHRIHTGEKPFMCNACGRTFTDKSTLRRHTSMAHPRAMTRTRLSSWMKNIRHPNFRINCCLLQKMAIFTTLPQSKAVCPQCMRTVLQTQPASRTIAWCLRTHCWPPPSVSSVS; encoded by the exons ATGGACTTGGGCTCCAAGCATCTGTCGAATCACGTAACTCTGCTCGAACGGTCTCCGCAGTCAGACGTGCGCGCGCAGCCCCCACCCCTAGAcacgggaggggcggggccgtcTGGGGGCGGAGCGGGCCGGGGCGGCCAATCGGCGGCGCCCGCGCTGTTGTCCCGCCCCGCCCAGCCAGCCGTCGGTCCCCGGGGGCCTGGTCCGGTGGACgcgcggtggcggcggcggcggcggcaacgCCGGCTGGGAG agCTGTTACTCGAAAGAAGAAACATGGAAAGTGGTGCGGTTCTGCTGGAATCCAAATCCTCACCATTCAACCTTCTGCATGAAATGCATCAGCTACGCCTTCTTGGTCACCTGTGTGATGTGACTGTCAGCGTGGAATACCAGGGCGTCCGTGAAGAGTTCATGGCTCATAAGGCTGTGTTGGCAGCCACCAGCAAATTCTTTAAGGAGATGTTCCTTAATGAGAAGACTGTAGATGGTACGAGGACTAACGTTTATCTAAATGAAGTACAAGTTGTTGACTTTGCCTCATTTCTCGAGTTTGTGTACACTGCAAAGGTACAGGTAGAAGAAGATCGGGTGCAGCGAATGCTGGAAATGGCTGAGAAACTAAAATGTCTGGACTTATCAGAGACTTGTTTTCAGTTGAAGAAACAGATGTTAGAATCTGTACTTCTGGAGTTGCagaacttctctgagtctcaggaggcagaagggagcGGTGACTCCCAAGCCGCTGTTGCTCCTGACCCCAGGGCACGTTCCCCAGGGGACAGTCCTCTCACTAATGGCCTTGGGGATTCCTCAGATCCCCTAGTAGAGACAATCAGCAATGGCGTGTTGCCAGATATGCCCCTGAAGAAGTCCAAGGAGAAACCTGACAAGAAAAAAGATGCAATCAAGCCTCCCTACCCCAAAATCAGAAGGGCCAGTGGAAGGCTGGCTGGAAGAAAGGTGTTTGTGGAAATccctaaaaagaaatacacaagaaGGCTGCGAGAGCAGCAGAAAAGTGCCGAGGATGACATGGGGGACTGCCAAAGCCCCGAGGACCCCAACCCAGAGGCCATGGGAGCAGAGGTGGAGCCCGTCACAAAGCGTGAGGAGGGCGGAGTGGGAGTGGAGGCAGCCCAGGAGCTGCCAAAAGCAGGCAGCAGGGAGGACGCAGGAGGTGTGGAGGAGGATGatgacgaggaggaggagggcgagaAGAGGAAGAGCAACTTCAAGTGCACTATCTGTGAAAAAGCCTTTCTGTATGAGAAGAGCTTCCTGAAACATATCCGGCACCACCATGGGGTGGCCACTGAGGTGGTTCATCGCTGTGACACGTGCGGCCAGACCTTTGCCAACCGCTGCAACCTCAAGAGCCACCAGCGCCATGTGCACAGCAGCGAGCGCCACTTCCCATGCGAGCTGTGCGGCAAGAAGTTCAAGCGGAAGAAGGATGTCAAGCGGCACGTGGTGCAGGTGCACGAGGGTGGTGGCGAGCGCCACCAGTGCCAGCAGTGCGGCAAGGGCCTGAGCTCCAAGACAGCGCTGCGACTGCACGAGCGGACGCACACAGGCCACAAGCCCTATGGCTGCACCGAGTGCGAGGCCAAGTTCTCGCAGCCCTCGGCGCTGAAGACCCACATGAG AATTCATACAGGGGAAAAACCTTTTGTCTGTGATGAATGTGGTGCAAGATTCACTCAGAACCACATGCTGATTTATCATAAAAGGTGTCACACAG GTGAAAGACCTTTCATGTGTGAAACATGTGGCAAGAGTTTTGCTTCTAAGGAGTATTTAAAACATCACAATAGAATCCATACTGGATCCAAACCCTTTAAATGTGAAGTTTGTTTCAGGACTTTTGCCCAGCGGAATTCACTCTACCAGCACATTAAAGTCCATACAG GGGAACGTCCTTATTGCTGTGACCAGTGTGGGAAGCAGTTCACCCAGCTCAACGCGCTCCAGCGTCACCATCGCATCCACACGGGGGAGAAGCCATTCATGTGTAACGCGTGCGGGCGGACATTCACTGACAAGTCCACCCTGCGGCGGCATACCTCG ATGGCTCACCCAAGAGCGATGACACGCACAAGACTGAGCAGCTGGATGAAGAATATACGTCATCCAAACTTTCGGATAAATTGCTGTCTTTTGCAGAAAATGGCCATTTTCACAACCTTGCCACAGTCCAAGGCAGTGTGTCCACAGTGCATGAGAACAGTTCTGCAGACGCAGCCTGCAAGTCGGACGATTGCGTGGTGTCTCAGGACACACTGCTGGCCACCACCATCAGTGAGCTCAGTGAGCTGA
- the GZF1 gene encoding GDNF-inducible zinc finger protein 1 isoform X3 yields MPPRPSRHRIRLQRERVSLGELLLERRNMESGAVLLESKSSPFNLLHEMHQLRLLGHLCDVTVSVEYQGVREEFMAHKAVLAATSKFFKEMFLNEKTVDGTRTNVYLNEVQVVDFASFLEFVYTAKVQVEEDRVQRMLEMAEKLKCLDLSETCFQLKKQMLESVLLELQNFSESQEAEGSGDSQAAVAPDPRARSPGDSPLTNGLGDSSDPLVETISNGVLPDMPLKKSKEKPDKKKDAIKPPYPKIRRASGRLAGRKVFVEIPKKKYTRRLREQQKSAEDDMGDCQSPEDPNPEAMGAEVEPVTKREEGGVGVEAAQELPKAGSREDAGGVEEDDDEEEEGEKRKSNFKCTICEKAFLYEKSFLKHIRHHHGVATEVVHRCDTCGQTFANRCNLKSHQRHVHSSERHFPCELCGKKFKRKKDVKRHVVQVHEGGGERHQCQQCGKGLSSKTALRLHERTHTGHKPYGCTECEAKFSQPSALKTHMRIHTGEKPFVCDECGARFTQNHMLIYHKRCHTGERPFMCETCGKSFASKEYLKHHNRIHTGSKPFKCEVCFRTFAQRNSLYQHIKVHTGERPYCCDQCGKQFTQLNALQRHHRIHTGEKPFMCNACGRTFTDKSTLRRHTSIHDKNTPWKSFLVIVDGSPKSDDTHKTEQLDEEYTSSKLSDKLLSFAENGHFHNLATVQGSVSTVHENSSADAACKSDDCVVSQDTLLATTISELSELTPQADTMPTQLHSLTNME; encoded by the exons ATGCCCCCGCGGCCCAGCAGGCACCGGATCCGTTTGCAGAGGGAGCGTGTGTCCCTTGGAG agCTGTTACTCGAAAGAAGAAACATGGAAAGTGGTGCGGTTCTGCTGGAATCCAAATCCTCACCATTCAACCTTCTGCATGAAATGCATCAGCTACGCCTTCTTGGTCACCTGTGTGATGTGACTGTCAGCGTGGAATACCAGGGCGTCCGTGAAGAGTTCATGGCTCATAAGGCTGTGTTGGCAGCCACCAGCAAATTCTTTAAGGAGATGTTCCTTAATGAGAAGACTGTAGATGGTACGAGGACTAACGTTTATCTAAATGAAGTACAAGTTGTTGACTTTGCCTCATTTCTCGAGTTTGTGTACACTGCAAAGGTACAGGTAGAAGAAGATCGGGTGCAGCGAATGCTGGAAATGGCTGAGAAACTAAAATGTCTGGACTTATCAGAGACTTGTTTTCAGTTGAAGAAACAGATGTTAGAATCTGTACTTCTGGAGTTGCagaacttctctgagtctcaggaggcagaagggagcGGTGACTCCCAAGCCGCTGTTGCTCCTGACCCCAGGGCACGTTCCCCAGGGGACAGTCCTCTCACTAATGGCCTTGGGGATTCCTCAGATCCCCTAGTAGAGACAATCAGCAATGGCGTGTTGCCAGATATGCCCCTGAAGAAGTCCAAGGAGAAACCTGACAAGAAAAAAGATGCAATCAAGCCTCCCTACCCCAAAATCAGAAGGGCCAGTGGAAGGCTGGCTGGAAGAAAGGTGTTTGTGGAAATccctaaaaagaaatacacaagaaGGCTGCGAGAGCAGCAGAAAAGTGCCGAGGATGACATGGGGGACTGCCAAAGCCCCGAGGACCCCAACCCAGAGGCCATGGGAGCAGAGGTGGAGCCCGTCACAAAGCGTGAGGAGGGCGGAGTGGGAGTGGAGGCAGCCCAGGAGCTGCCAAAAGCAGGCAGCAGGGAGGACGCAGGAGGTGTGGAGGAGGATGatgacgaggaggaggagggcgagaAGAGGAAGAGCAACTTCAAGTGCACTATCTGTGAAAAAGCCTTTCTGTATGAGAAGAGCTTCCTGAAACATATCCGGCACCACCATGGGGTGGCCACTGAGGTGGTTCATCGCTGTGACACGTGCGGCCAGACCTTTGCCAACCGCTGCAACCTCAAGAGCCACCAGCGCCATGTGCACAGCAGCGAGCGCCACTTCCCATGCGAGCTGTGCGGCAAGAAGTTCAAGCGGAAGAAGGATGTCAAGCGGCACGTGGTGCAGGTGCACGAGGGTGGTGGCGAGCGCCACCAGTGCCAGCAGTGCGGCAAGGGCCTGAGCTCCAAGACAGCGCTGCGACTGCACGAGCGGACGCACACAGGCCACAAGCCCTATGGCTGCACCGAGTGCGAGGCCAAGTTCTCGCAGCCCTCGGCGCTGAAGACCCACATGAG AATTCATACAGGGGAAAAACCTTTTGTCTGTGATGAATGTGGTGCAAGATTCACTCAGAACCACATGCTGATTTATCATAAAAGGTGTCACACAG GTGAAAGACCTTTCATGTGTGAAACATGTGGCAAGAGTTTTGCTTCTAAGGAGTATTTAAAACATCACAATAGAATCCATACTGGATCCAAACCCTTTAAATGTGAAGTTTGTTTCAGGACTTTTGCCCAGCGGAATTCACTCTACCAGCACATTAAAGTCCATACAG GGGAACGTCCTTATTGCTGTGACCAGTGTGGGAAGCAGTTCACCCAGCTCAACGCGCTCCAGCGTCACCATCGCATCCACACGGGGGAGAAGCCATTCATGTGTAACGCGTGCGGGCGGACATTCACTGACAAGTCCACCCTGCGGCGGCATACCTCG ATACATGATAAGAATACTCCATGGAAGTCTTTCCTTGTTATTGTAGATGGCTCACCCAAGAGCGATGACACGCACAAGACTGAGCAGCTGGATGAAGAATATACGTCATCCAAACTTTCGGATAAATTGCTGTCTTTTGCAGAAAATGGCCATTTTCACAACCTTGCCACAGTCCAAGGCAGTGTGTCCACAGTGCATGAGAACAGTTCTGCAGACGCAGCCTGCAAGTCGGACGATTGCGTGGTGTCTCAGGACACACTGCTGGCCACCACCATCAGTGAGCTCAGTGAGCTGACTCCACAGGCAGACACGATGCCAACACAGCTTCACTCGCTGACCAACATGGAATGA
- the GZF1 gene encoding GDNF-inducible zinc finger protein 1 isoform X4, whose translation MESGAVLLESKSSPFNLLHEMHQLRLLGHLCDVTVSVEYQGVREEFMAHKAVLAATSKFFKEMFLNEKTVDGTRTNVYLNEVQVVDFASFLEFVYTAKVQVEEDRVQRMLEMAEKLKCLDLSETCFQLKKQMLESVLLELQNFSESQEAEGSGDSQAAVAPDPRARSPGDSPLTNGLGDSSDPLVETISNGVLPDMPLKKSKEKPDKKKDAIKPPYPKIRRASGRLAGRKVFVEIPKKKYTRRLREQQKSAEDDMGDCQSPEDPNPEAMGAEVEPVTKREEGGVGVEAAQELPKAGSREDAGGVEEDDDEEEEGEKRKSNFKCTICEKAFLYEKSFLKHIRHHHGVATEVVHRCDTCGQTFANRCNLKSHQRHVHSSERHFPCELCGKKFKRKKDVKRHVVQVHEGGGERHQCQQCGKGLSSKTALRLHERTHTGHKPYGCTECEAKFSQPSALKTHMRIHTGEKPFVCDECGARFTQNHMLIYHKRCHTGERPFMCETCGKSFASKEYLKHHNRIHTGSKPFKCEVCFRTFAQRNSLYQHIKVHTGERPYCCDQCGKQFTQLNALQRHHRIHTGEKPFMCNACGRTFTDKSTLRRHTSIHDKNTPWKSFLVIVDGSPKSDDTHKTEQLDEEYTSSKLSDKLLSFAENGHFHNLATVQGSVSTVHENSSADAACKSDDCVVSQDTLLATTISELSELTPQADTMPTQLHSLTNME comes from the exons ATGGAAAGTGGTGCGGTTCTGCTGGAATCCAAATCCTCACCATTCAACCTTCTGCATGAAATGCATCAGCTACGCCTTCTTGGTCACCTGTGTGATGTGACTGTCAGCGTGGAATACCAGGGCGTCCGTGAAGAGTTCATGGCTCATAAGGCTGTGTTGGCAGCCACCAGCAAATTCTTTAAGGAGATGTTCCTTAATGAGAAGACTGTAGATGGTACGAGGACTAACGTTTATCTAAATGAAGTACAAGTTGTTGACTTTGCCTCATTTCTCGAGTTTGTGTACACTGCAAAGGTACAGGTAGAAGAAGATCGGGTGCAGCGAATGCTGGAAATGGCTGAGAAACTAAAATGTCTGGACTTATCAGAGACTTGTTTTCAGTTGAAGAAACAGATGTTAGAATCTGTACTTCTGGAGTTGCagaacttctctgagtctcaggaggcagaagggagcGGTGACTCCCAAGCCGCTGTTGCTCCTGACCCCAGGGCACGTTCCCCAGGGGACAGTCCTCTCACTAATGGCCTTGGGGATTCCTCAGATCCCCTAGTAGAGACAATCAGCAATGGCGTGTTGCCAGATATGCCCCTGAAGAAGTCCAAGGAGAAACCTGACAAGAAAAAAGATGCAATCAAGCCTCCCTACCCCAAAATCAGAAGGGCCAGTGGAAGGCTGGCTGGAAGAAAGGTGTTTGTGGAAATccctaaaaagaaatacacaagaaGGCTGCGAGAGCAGCAGAAAAGTGCCGAGGATGACATGGGGGACTGCCAAAGCCCCGAGGACCCCAACCCAGAGGCCATGGGAGCAGAGGTGGAGCCCGTCACAAAGCGTGAGGAGGGCGGAGTGGGAGTGGAGGCAGCCCAGGAGCTGCCAAAAGCAGGCAGCAGGGAGGACGCAGGAGGTGTGGAGGAGGATGatgacgaggaggaggagggcgagaAGAGGAAGAGCAACTTCAAGTGCACTATCTGTGAAAAAGCCTTTCTGTATGAGAAGAGCTTCCTGAAACATATCCGGCACCACCATGGGGTGGCCACTGAGGTGGTTCATCGCTGTGACACGTGCGGCCAGACCTTTGCCAACCGCTGCAACCTCAAGAGCCACCAGCGCCATGTGCACAGCAGCGAGCGCCACTTCCCATGCGAGCTGTGCGGCAAGAAGTTCAAGCGGAAGAAGGATGTCAAGCGGCACGTGGTGCAGGTGCACGAGGGTGGTGGCGAGCGCCACCAGTGCCAGCAGTGCGGCAAGGGCCTGAGCTCCAAGACAGCGCTGCGACTGCACGAGCGGACGCACACAGGCCACAAGCCCTATGGCTGCACCGAGTGCGAGGCCAAGTTCTCGCAGCCCTCGGCGCTGAAGACCCACATGAG AATTCATACAGGGGAAAAACCTTTTGTCTGTGATGAATGTGGTGCAAGATTCACTCAGAACCACATGCTGATTTATCATAAAAGGTGTCACACAG GTGAAAGACCTTTCATGTGTGAAACATGTGGCAAGAGTTTTGCTTCTAAGGAGTATTTAAAACATCACAATAGAATCCATACTGGATCCAAACCCTTTAAATGTGAAGTTTGTTTCAGGACTTTTGCCCAGCGGAATTCACTCTACCAGCACATTAAAGTCCATACAG GGGAACGTCCTTATTGCTGTGACCAGTGTGGGAAGCAGTTCACCCAGCTCAACGCGCTCCAGCGTCACCATCGCATCCACACGGGGGAGAAGCCATTCATGTGTAACGCGTGCGGGCGGACATTCACTGACAAGTCCACCCTGCGGCGGCATACCTCG ATACATGATAAGAATACTCCATGGAAGTCTTTCCTTGTTATTGTAGATGGCTCACCCAAGAGCGATGACACGCACAAGACTGAGCAGCTGGATGAAGAATATACGTCATCCAAACTTTCGGATAAATTGCTGTCTTTTGCAGAAAATGGCCATTTTCACAACCTTGCCACAGTCCAAGGCAGTGTGTCCACAGTGCATGAGAACAGTTCTGCAGACGCAGCCTGCAAGTCGGACGATTGCGTGGTGTCTCAGGACACACTGCTGGCCACCACCATCAGTGAGCTCAGTGAGCTGACTCCACAGGCAGACACGATGCCAACACAGCTTCACTCGCTGACCAACATGGAATGA